In the genome of Salinirussus salinus, one region contains:
- a CDS encoding vWA domain-containing protein → MTDDNQLYNLSRRKLLAGLGTVGLASAGAGLGTSAFFSDREAFEDNRLTAGTLDLKLDYKATYLGGPGRLDAVTAMGYPDAEDLGEGRYLLDQAPSPADMQAWEDLVQGEEFDFCSLEADEFLVNGSGIPMFTLEDVKPGDSGEVTISVHICDNPGYVELFGDLSEAENGETEPESEVDDTEGGDLADAIEVCVWYDEDCDNVYEPTGTGQQQELEVALVSDVSGSMGGAPLSALKTAATNFVDNLSSPDEAAAVSFNSGATTDQELTTNYQLVQNAITSYTAGGGTSIAAGVNEGADELLNGTNATPGASKVMILLSDGQSNASAAIAAADAAKNAGIRIFTIALGNADTSLLESLATSPDDAFVAPNPADLDTVYAEIAQVVLAGEQKIAEGTMSEVFDQLADGVLLDGNRQEEGVQPYPGATTQCIGFEWTLPTDVGNEVQSDSVTFDIGLAAEQSRHNDDPDPYAPTPTAE, encoded by the coding sequence ATGACCGACGACAACCAACTGTACAACCTCAGCAGGCGGAAGCTACTCGCAGGCCTGGGGACAGTGGGGCTCGCCTCCGCTGGCGCCGGCCTCGGCACCTCCGCGTTCTTCAGCGACCGCGAAGCCTTCGAGGACAACCGCCTCACCGCGGGCACGCTGGACCTGAAACTCGACTACAAGGCGACCTACCTCGGCGGCCCGGGCCGGCTCGACGCCGTGACGGCGATGGGCTACCCCGACGCCGAGGACCTCGGCGAGGGCCGGTACCTGCTCGACCAGGCACCGAGCCCAGCCGACATGCAGGCCTGGGAGGACCTCGTCCAGGGCGAGGAGTTCGACTTCTGCTCGCTCGAGGCCGACGAATTCCTGGTCAACGGCAGCGGGATCCCGATGTTCACACTTGAGGACGTGAAACCCGGCGACTCCGGCGAGGTGACCATCAGCGTCCACATCTGTGACAACCCCGGCTACGTCGAGCTGTTCGGCGACCTCTCCGAGGCCGAGAACGGCGAGACCGAGCCCGAAAGCGAGGTCGACGACACCGAGGGCGGCGACCTCGCGGACGCCATCGAGGTCTGCGTCTGGTACGACGAGGACTGCGACAACGTCTACGAGCCGACCGGCACCGGCCAGCAACAGGAACTGGAGGTCGCGCTCGTCAGTGACGTCTCCGGTTCGATGGGCGGCGCACCGCTGTCGGCGCTGAAGACCGCCGCGACGAATTTCGTCGACAACCTCTCCTCGCCGGACGAGGCCGCGGCGGTCTCGTTCAACAGTGGCGCCACGACCGACCAGGAGCTGACGACCAACTACCAACTCGTCCAGAACGCGATCACCAGCTACACCGCGGGTGGCGGCACCTCTATCGCGGCCGGCGTGAACGAGGGTGCCGACGAGCTCCTCAACGGGACCAACGCCACCCCGGGCGCCTCGAAGGTGATGATCCTCCTGAGCGACGGACAGTCCAACGCCAGCGCAGCCATCGCAGCCGCCGACGCCGCGAAGAACGCGGGTATCCGCATCTTCACCATCGCGCTGGGCAACGCGGACACGAGTCTCTTGGAGAGTCTCGCAACGTCGCCCGACGACGCGTTCGTCGCGCCGAACCCCGCCGACCTGGACACCGTCTACGCGGAGATCGCACAGGTCGTCCTCGCGGGCGAACAGAAGATCGCCGAGGGGACGATGAGCGAGGTGTTCGACCAGCTCGCCGACGGCGTCCTGCTGGACGGCAACCGCCAGGAGGAGGGCGTCCAGCCCTACCCCGGCGCGACCACCCAGTGTATCGGCTTCGAGTGGACGCTCCCGACAGACGTGGGCAACGAGGTCCAGTCCGACTCGGTGACCTTCGACATCGGCCTGGCGGCCGAACAGAGCCGCCACAACGACGACCCCGACCCGTACGCTCCCACTCCCACGGCGGAGTGA
- a CDS encoding vWA domain-containing protein, protein MTDDNQLYNLSRRKLLAGLGTVGLASAGAGLGTSAFFSDRESFTNNSLRAGELDLLVDWQQTYDGPAESAVYGSAGRPYVNAYPDSDGDGVQDDVPQSFVVWAKRNGYDLNTAAGQSAAVAAFKDAFFADLGAGNDWEAPLVALDDVKPGDTGEVTLSLHFFDNPAYIRMLGDLTGEAENGLTEPEAEVDSTPDTGELGESVDVLVWNDDGDNVYEPRNGQDVDVVVLFDTSCSMEWADSSAGCNANENTPAPNKFPQAQAGAKALFEELLAEPDVSGLGLPADMIPDANVRVGLVEYGNDTGVKVPLGDDLDALRNEVDAMSPGNSTLLPTALEEAIDMLEGSDADEKCVVVIGDGQPHDTGNNEPGSGSPVNPLSGVTYDDWGATYSVQLTEYLEDVVGANVLTVHYEVEPEVSLATGIDTAYAQGTAPNYDIVDGEIQTIELFEIMASPVSGDPLDINRLSFAADRDRLVCVLHRIAHLCAGEVPLFYGSLDGALEALDDGLLLVGNPRVAADPESDAPVRECLEWSCTYYVGFEWAVDPAVGNEIQSDSLEFSLGFEAEQCRHNDAPFESEDAEPAGQEVTQTAD, encoded by the coding sequence ATGACTGACGACAATCAACTGTACAACCTCAGCAGGCGGAAGCTGCTGGCGGGCCTGGGGACCGTGGGGCTGGCATCGGCCGGCGCCGGTCTCGGGACCTCCGCGTTCTTCAGCGACCGCGAATCGTTCACGAACAACAGCCTCCGCGCCGGCGAGCTCGACCTGCTCGTCGACTGGCAACAGACCTACGACGGCCCCGCCGAGAGCGCGGTCTACGGCTCGGCCGGCCGCCCCTACGTCAACGCCTACCCCGACAGCGACGGTGACGGGGTCCAGGACGACGTTCCCCAGTCCTTCGTGGTCTGGGCGAAGCGCAACGGCTACGACCTGAACACCGCTGCCGGCCAGTCGGCCGCAGTCGCCGCGTTCAAAGACGCCTTCTTCGCGGACCTGGGCGCGGGCAACGACTGGGAGGCGCCGCTGGTCGCACTCGACGACGTGAAGCCCGGCGACACCGGCGAGGTGACGCTGTCGCTGCACTTCTTCGACAACCCCGCATACATCCGGATGCTCGGGGACCTGACCGGCGAGGCCGAGAACGGGCTCACCGAGCCCGAGGCCGAGGTGGATTCGACCCCCGACACCGGCGAGCTCGGCGAGAGCGTCGACGTGCTCGTCTGGAACGACGACGGCGACAACGTCTACGAGCCACGGAACGGCCAGGACGTCGACGTCGTCGTCCTGTTCGACACCTCCTGTTCGATGGAGTGGGCCGACTCCTCCGCGGGATGTAACGCAAACGAAAACACGCCCGCGCCGAACAAGTTCCCGCAGGCACAGGCCGGCGCGAAGGCGCTGTTCGAGGAGCTGCTGGCCGAGCCCGACGTCTCCGGGCTGGGCCTGCCCGCCGACATGATTCCGGACGCGAACGTCCGCGTCGGACTCGTCGAGTACGGCAACGACACCGGGGTCAAGGTCCCCCTCGGGGACGACCTGGACGCGCTGCGCAACGAGGTCGACGCGATGTCCCCCGGCAACAGCACCCTCTTGCCGACCGCACTGGAGGAGGCCATCGACATGCTCGAGGGCAGCGACGCCGACGAGAAGTGCGTCGTCGTCATCGGTGACGGCCAGCCCCACGACACGGGCAACAACGAACCCGGAAGCGGCTCGCCCGTGAACCCGCTCTCCGGCGTCACCTACGACGACTGGGGGGCGACCTACTCGGTCCAGCTGACCGAGTACCTCGAGGACGTGGTCGGCGCGAACGTGCTGACCGTCCACTACGAGGTCGAACCTGAGGTGAGCCTGGCGACGGGGATCGACACGGCCTACGCCCAGGGCACGGCCCCGAACTACGACATCGTCGACGGGGAGATCCAGACCATCGAGCTGTTCGAGATCATGGCCTCGCCGGTCAGCGGCGACCCTCTCGACATCAACCGTCTCTCCTTCGCCGCGGACCGTGACCGGCTGGTCTGTGTACTCCACCGGATCGCCCACCTCTGTGCCGGCGAGGTCCCGCTGTTCTACGGCAGCCTCGACGGCGCGCTGGAGGCGCTTGACGACGGACTCCTCCTCGTGGGGAACCCCCGGGTCGCGGCCGATCCCGAGAGCGACGCCCCCGTCCGGGAGTGTCTGGAGTGGTCCTGCACCTACTACGTCGGCTTCGAGTGGGCCGTCGACCCGGCGGTCGGCAACGAGATCCAGTCCGACTCCCTCGAGTTCTCGCTGGGCTTCGAGGCCGAGCAGTGCCGGCACAACGACGCGCCCTTCGAGAGCGAGGACGCCGAGCCCGCCGGCCAGGAGGTC